Genomic window (Paenibacillus sp. 37):
CACGTGCAAGCGGCAAAGTTGGTGTTTGTATCGCTACCTCCGGGCCGGGAGCAACCAATCTGGTTACTGGAATAGCCACGGCATATATGGATTCTGTGCCGCTGGTTGTCATTACGGGAAATGTTAATTCCAGCCTGATCGGCTCGGATGCTTTCCAGGAAGCAGATATTACCGGGATTACAATGCCGATCACCAAACACAGCTATCTGGTAAAAGATGTTAAGGATTTGTCGAGTATCATTCATGAGGCGTTCCATATTGCCAACACTGGCCGTAAAGGTCCTGTACTGATAGACATCCCGAAAGATGTATCAGCCAACAAAACCTTGTTTGAACCAAGTACTGAACCTGTTACATTAAGGGGGTACAATCCACGGACAGTACCAAACAAACTGCAGGTTGACCGTTTGGCTCAGGCCATTCAGGAAGCAGAACGTCCAATGATTCTGGCTGGTGGCGGTGTGGTATACTCGGGAGGACATGAAGAACTGTTCGAGTTTGTTGAGAAGACAGGCATTCCAATTACGACTACTCTCCTTGGTCTAGGCGCATTCCCAAGTGGGCATGAACTATGGACAGGGATGCCAGGAATGCACGGAACATACACATCCAACCTGGCCATCCAACAGTCGGATCTGCTGATTAATATCGGCGCACGATTCGATGATCGGGTAACAGGCAAGCTGGACGGATTCGCTCCACATGCCAAAATCGTTCATATCGATATTGATCCGGCTGAGATTGGTAAAAACATTGCAACTGATATTCCAATCGTTGGTGATGTGAAGACCGTACTTGAAATAGCCAACAAAGAAGTTGGACGTGCAGAGCGTGCAGATGCATGGAGAGACCAGATCAAACAGTGGAAACAAGAGAAGCCGTACAGCTATACGGATTCAGACGAAGTGCTGAAACCGCAGTGGGTTGTTGAAATGTTGAATGATACAACCAAAGGTGAAGCGATTGTGACTACGGATGTGGGACAACATCAGATGTGGGCGGCACAGTATTACAAGTTTAATCAACCACGTTCATGGGTAACTTCGGGTGGTCTCGGAACGATGGGCTTTGGATTCCCTTCTGCAATT
Coding sequences:
- the ilvB gene encoding biosynthetic-type acetolactate synthase large subunit, with amino-acid sequence MGAQIPEVRSTDELREKWMKPEVISGSEILLRSLLLEGVDCVFGYPGGAVLYIYDAMYGFEDFKHVLTRHEQGAIHAADGYARASGKVGVCIATSGPGATNLVTGIATAYMDSVPLVVITGNVNSSLIGSDAFQEADITGITMPITKHSYLVKDVKDLSSIIHEAFHIANTGRKGPVLIDIPKDVSANKTLFEPSTEPVTLRGYNPRTVPNKLQVDRLAQAIQEAERPMILAGGGVVYSGGHEELFEFVEKTGIPITTTLLGLGAFPSGHELWTGMPGMHGTYTSNLAIQQSDLLINIGARFDDRVTGKLDGFAPHAKIVHIDIDPAEIGKNIATDIPIVGDVKTVLEIANKEVGRAERADAWRDQIKQWKQEKPYSYTDSDEVLKPQWVVEMLNDTTKGEAIVTTDVGQHQMWAAQYYKFNQPRSWVTSGGLGTMGFGFPSAIGAQMANPDRLVISINGDGGMQMCSQELAICAINNIPVKIVIINNQVLGMVRQWQELIYENRYSHIDLAGSPDFVKLAEAYGVKGLRATNKEEAARAWQEALDTPGPVVVEFVVRKDENVYPMVPQGATIDQMLMGDADE